From a single Nitrospira sp. genomic region:
- a CDS encoding sigma-54-dependent Fis family transcriptional regulator, producing MEQERILVVDDDEGLLHLLRMRLSALRFSVTPCTNGQDALAAARQETFDIAVTDLRLRAEDGLALTEELLRIQPGLPVIILTAHGSIPNAVEAMQRGAFGYLTKPFDDKELKATIDKALIQLRMTREIQRLKSLVKELYGLENVIARSPAMQRLFQQVAQIADSDATILLTGETGTGKEVLARVLHANSRRSKGPFVALNCAAVSESLFESELFGHIRGAFTNAVTAKQGLFQSANGGTLFLDEIAEMSLPMQVKLLRAVQEREVREVGAGYATKVDVRIITATNKDLAECVKAGTFRHDLYYRISVVPLAIPPLRERKDDIPLLAQHFLIHSAKRANKDVRGFTTAAMHRLIAYPWPGNVRELENVVEKAVVMSRQDMIVPELLPSVGVSTDIGLKPLTEAKEEFERSYLRNVLQMTGGNISRAAQFAGRYRADFYKMLKKYGLHPSMLKERHDFDSTGIENEEEEVKDA from the coding sequence ATGGAGCAAGAACGCATTCTTGTTGTGGATGATGACGAAGGTCTCCTGCACCTGTTGAGGATGCGTCTTTCAGCGCTGAGGTTCTCAGTAACACCCTGCACGAATGGGCAGGACGCCTTGGCGGCTGCGCGGCAGGAGACGTTTGATATTGCGGTGACCGATCTGCGGTTGAGAGCAGAAGATGGGCTGGCACTGACCGAAGAGCTGCTCCGCATTCAACCGGGCTTGCCGGTCATTATTCTTACGGCCCATGGCAGCATACCGAATGCCGTGGAGGCGATGCAGCGGGGCGCCTTTGGGTATTTGACCAAACCGTTTGATGATAAGGAATTAAAGGCGACCATCGACAAGGCACTGATCCAGTTGCGAATGACCCGTGAGATTCAACGATTGAAGTCGTTAGTCAAAGAACTGTACGGCTTAGAAAACGTCATTGCGAGAAGTCCGGCGATGCAACGCTTATTTCAGCAGGTTGCTCAGATCGCCGATTCTGATGCCACTATCCTTCTCACCGGCGAAACTGGAACTGGCAAAGAGGTGCTTGCGCGAGTGCTGCATGCCAACAGCCGACGCTCAAAGGGACCTTTCGTGGCTCTGAATTGTGCGGCGGTCAGTGAGAGTCTTTTCGAAAGTGAGTTGTTCGGACACATTCGAGGAGCATTTACGAATGCTGTGACTGCAAAACAGGGCCTCTTTCAAAGTGCGAATGGCGGCACGCTGTTTCTCGACGAGATCGCAGAAATGTCGCTTCCTATGCAGGTCAAGTTGCTGAGAGCGGTGCAGGAGCGGGAGGTGCGCGAAGTAGGGGCGGGTTATGCGACGAAGGTCGATGTGCGAATTATTACGGCGACCAACAAAGACTTGGCAGAATGCGTGAAAGCAGGAACCTTTCGCCACGACCTGTACTACCGAATATCCGTTGTTCCGTTAGCCATCCCGCCCTTGCGAGAACGAAAAGATGATATTCCGTTGCTTGCTCAGCATTTTTTAATACACAGTGCTAAACGTGCCAATAAGGATGTGCGTGGGTTTACCACTGCGGCCATGCATCGACTCATTGCCTATCCATGGCCGGGAAACGTGCGGGAACTTGAAAATGTAGTTGAGAAAGCGGTGGTGATGTCTCGGCAAGACATGATAGTGCCCGAATTGCTCCCCTCAGTCGGTGTATCGACAGACATTGGCCTCAAGCCTTTGACTGAGGCCAAAGAAGAATTTGAACGTTCCTATTTGCGCAATGTGTTGCAGATGACGGGTGGGAACATTTCACGAGCTGCTCAATTTGCGGGGAGGTATCGGGCTGATTTTTATAAAATGTTAAAGAAGTATGGGTTGCACCCTTCTATGCTGAAAGAGCGCCATGACTTTGACTCAACCGGGATTGAGAATGAAGAGGAGGAGGTAAAAGACGCCTAG